The following coding sequences are from one Eptesicus fuscus isolate TK198812 chromosome 7, DD_ASM_mEF_20220401, whole genome shotgun sequence window:
- the MFSD5 gene encoding molybdate-anion transporter — MLVTAYLVFVVLLTSCLGLELSRCRAKPPGRACSNPSFVRFQLDFYQVYFLALAADWLQAPYLYKLYQHYHFLEGQIAILYVCGLASTVLFGLVASSLVDWLGRKKSCVLFSLTYSLCCLTKLSRDYFVLLVGRALGGLSTALLFSAFEAWYIHEHLERHDFPAEWIPATFARAAFWNHVLAIVAGVAAEAVACWMGLGPVAPFVAAIPLLALAGALALHNWGENYDRQRAFSRTCAGGLRCLLSDRRVLLLGTIQALFESVIFIFVFLWTPVLDPHGAPLGIIFSSFMAASLLGSSLYRIATSKRYHLQPMHLLSLAVLIVVFSLFMLTFSTSPGQESPVESFIAFLLIELACGLYFPSMSFLRRKVIPETEQAGVLNWFRVPLHLLACLGLLVLHDSDRKTGTRNMFSICSAVMVMALLAVVGLFTVVRHDAELRVSSPNGEPYAPEL, encoded by the coding sequence ATGCTGGTGACTGCCTACCTTGTCTTTGTGGTCCTCCTGACCTCCTGCCTGGGGTTGGAGCTGTCAAGATGCCGGGCTAAGCCCCCCGGAAGGGCCTGCAGCAATCCCTCCTTCGTTCGGTTTCAACTGGACTTTTATCAGGTCTACTTCCTGGCCCTGGCAGCCGACTGGCTTCAGGCCCCCTACCTCTATAAACTCTATCAGCATTACCACTTCCTGGAGGGTCAAATTGCCATCCTCTATGTCTGTGGCCTTGCCTCCACAGTCCTCTTTGGACTGGTGGCCTCCTCCCTTGTGGATTGGCTGGGCCGAAAGAAGTCTTGTGTCCTCTTCTCCCTCACTTACTCCCTGTGCTGCTTAACCAAACTCTCTCGGGACTACTTTGTGTTGCTGGTAGGCCGAGCACTTGGTGGGCTGTCCACCGCCCTGCTCTTCTCTGCCTTCGAGGCCTGGTACATCCATGAGCACTTGGAGCGGCATGACTTCCCTGCTGAGTGGATCCCAGCTACCTTTGCCCGAGCTGCCTTCTGGAACCATGTACTGGCTATAGTGGCAGGTGTGGCAGCTGAGGCTGTGGCCTGCTGGATGGGACTAGGGCCTGTAGCGCCCTTTGTGGCTGCCATCCCTCTCTTGGCTCTGGCTGGGGCCTTGGCCCTTCACAATTGGGGAGAGAACTATGATCGGCAGCGTGCCTTCTCAAGGACCTGTGCTGGGGGCCTGCGCTGCCTCCTGTCGGACCGCCGTGTGCTGCTGCTAGGTACCATACAAGCCCTGTTTGAGAGTGTCATCTTCATCTTTGTCTTCCTCTGGACACCTGTGCTGGACCCACATGGGGCCCCACTGGGCATCATCTTCTCCAGCTTCATGGCAGCCAGCCTGCTCGGCTCTTCCTTGTATCGCATCGCTACCTCGAAGAGGTACCACCTTCAGCCTATGCATCTACTCTCCCTTGCTGTCCTCATCGTTGTCTTCTCCCTCTTCATGCTGACCTTCTCCACCAGTCCGGGCCAGGAGAGTCCAGTGGAGTCCTTCATAGCCTTCCTGCTTATCGAATTGGCCTGTGGGCTGTACTTTCCCAGCATGAGCTTCCTGCGGAGAAAGGTGATCCCTGAGACAGAGCAGGCTGGTGTACTCAACTGGTTCCGGGTGCCCCTGCACTTACTGGCCTGCCTGGGGCTCCTAGTCCTTCATGATAGTGATCGCAAAACAGGCACTCGGAACATGTTCAGCATCTGCTCCGCTGTCATGGTGATGGCTCTGCTGGCAGTGGTGGGGCTCTTCACCGTGGTAAGGCATGATGCTGAATTGCGGGTGTCCTCACCCAATGGGGAGCCCTATGCCCCTGAGCTCTAA
- the LOC129149879 gene encoding uncharacterized LOC122455340 homolog: MDFSLGLHLGPRNKKATHQQPPAPSGHVPPAASPCLSCPPSACACPCPASPPPTCNCTACPSYAATCPSCPSLPGPPCTCSCPACPPSTCHHSSCVPCSDPHLTYCRPSPCPIYPRAEGRSACPSSCLAYSNSCGCGRGPAWGPPGSIGHCSCCFRGQRASRTSRWHCLIV; encoded by the coding sequence ATGGACTTCTCTCTGGGCCTACATTTGGGGCCACGAAACAAGAAGGCCACCCACCAGCAACCTCCTGCACCCTCTGGGCATGTCCCACCAGCTGCCTCTCCTTGTCTAtcctgtcctccctctgcctgtgcctgcccctgccctgcctctcctcctcccacctgcaACTGCACCGCCTGTCCCTCTTACGCAGCTACCTGCCCCTCCtgtcccagcctccctggcccaccctgcacctgctcctgccctgcctgtccTCCCTCAACTTGTCACCATAGCTCTTGTGTCCCATGCTCTGATCCTCACTTGACCTACTGCCGTCCCTCACCTTGCCCCATTTACCCTCGTGCCGAGGGCCGATCTGCCTGTCCCAGCTCCTGTTTGGCCTACAGTAACAGCTGTGGCTGTGGCagagggcctgcctgggggcctcCAGGCTCCATTGGCCACTGCAGCTGCTGCTTCAGGGGACAACGCGCCTCTCGCACCTCTCGGTGGCACTGTCTGATAGTCTAG